ACATTTGAGCTGGCTCACTGGGCTTGTCTGAGAAgccagaaatgaatcaagcaaaacattcaaacactaaaacaattttttctgttcaggagtACAAGTacatactataatttgacatcttaatcaagaaataataatgtgcttaactatttttgaaaaacagtacatttgaaaattcatggataacaataataataatcataatcataatcataataatatcttaacattaaaaatataatttcactgCTGTGAAAAGGGTAGAGTAGGATGGAATAAACATTTGCTGTATGGGAAAATCACTTTTGTAGCTTTTATGTTAATTCTCAACAGCCCACTTTTTCCACATTCTGGTTTTTATATACCAGTCTTACTATATTTgaaaaatatgtattatttaaaaaaactctATACTGTTTTTCGGTATAGTGCCCAGCACTGCGTCATAGCATGTGCAGTCAACATTTCCAGTAAGCACGGTCATTACATTTGAGCGGTATGCAGACCAccaccaacatttttttttactgtttatctgtgtgtttttgtaggaACTTGCTGAGATCCATAAAGGTGGGCAGAAGAATTTCTGCAACATTCAAGTAGATGAATCAAATACCCTTCTCTGGCAAGCGCTCATAGTTCCTGTAAGTATCAACATTCTGCAAGTAACGTTCTTGCTGAAacaataattttgttttgtttttgtttgctttgactCCTGCTCTCAGGATTCAAAattcagttttataatgtataatcacatttaaaagcttttattAAAGAGCTGTCACTTTAAAATGAGAGCATGAAGCACAGACACAGTGTCTGTGCTTGTGGTGAAGgatatacaaaataaattaaacatatttttaatgacCTTGAGTGCAAGTTTGATGAAATCAACACACTGTTGTCTTCCCCCAAAGGACCGTCCTCCATATGACAAAGGAGCATTCAAGATTGAGATCATCTTCCCTACTGAATATCCCTTTAAGCCTCCCAAAATCACCTTCAAGACAAAAATCTACCATCCCAACATCGATGACAAAGGTCAGGTCTGCCTGCCCATCATCAGTGCGGATAACTGGAAGCCAGCCACAAAAACCTCACAGGGTGAGCTTTACAGATTGTTTTTCTCTACTGTCATCATGAGGCCAAACAATTCAATGAAGGGGAACTTTCACATGAAGTGTCTAAAAGCATGTGTTTTGCACGTCTGTCACGTCTTTTGTTAATAATCAAACAAAACCTGGGAAAAAGTCTTAATGGCGATTTCATGAGGTATTAAATTTTGTCCATAGAGTTTGACTGCAAAAAGTATgcatgaatgtatttattttcctccctgCGTTTGTTAAAAACTACGATGCGAAGACATGCGCGCCCTGCAAGATCGGCTCAGGGCAGCGCGTACACATGACGCTACGCATCTTGTGACAGCGAACGCGCTCCTCCTCCCAGTGTGAAATAATATCCGAAATCGCACGAAATAAACTCTAAAATCTCCAGAGATGGGAAAATGTAAGTTTGCGGACTCCTGGTTGGAGATCCCTGAATTTCAGCAATGGCTGAAGCCTGTTGCTGAGAACAACCGGGGGGGCCTTGTTGTGTTGCTGATTACAGCTTGAAATGGCGATACGGTCTTAAAATACTTTGAGAGGGTCTTGAAAAATTAACCTCAGGATTCCTGCATATACCCTGTATTACATTAATTCCGATTGTGATTTTCAATTCCATTGTATACATGCAGGCAAAATTAAATGATCCGATAGTGGTATGCGTACACATACATCAAATGTTCAGTCAGAATTTACTATTTTGACACGTGCAGTGTTTTATAATTCGTGGCTCACGTTTGTTTATGTGCATGAAT
This Solea solea chromosome 19, fSolSol10.1, whole genome shotgun sequence DNA region includes the following protein-coding sequences:
- the LOC131445861 gene encoding ubiquitin-conjugating enzyme E2 L3-like, which produces MSATNRLKKELAEIHKGGQKNFCNIQVDESNTLLWQALIVPDRPPYDKGAFKIEIIFPTEYPFKPPKITFKTKIYHPNIDDKGQVCLPIISADNWKPATKTSQVIQSLINLVNSPEPEHPLRADLAEEYTKDHAKFLKNADDFTKRHSEKRPVD